The DNA window GGATTGCGAGCTGCGTCTTTAGCCATAATCCTACCTCAAGACATTTCGTCTTCGTTTAAAGTTTAGCACAGAAAAAGATCCGTCTTTTAGGCTTAAGTTTTTTAAATAATTTCCGGATGCAGTTTCATCCACTGGTAACTAATAATTGCCGGCGCCGTTGTAATACTTTTAGCTTCGATCTTGGCTTGGAGTTCTGAGAAAGTTACAAAAATTGTTTTCACAAACTCACTAGGATCAAAATCTTTGTCGACCTTACCGACTAAATCAGATAAAAGCATCAAGTGAGTTGCTTCATTTGTAAAACCCTCACTAGTCGTAATCACAAAGATTTCTTTAGCCTTGCGATAATCTAATCCCAATTCCTCGCGAGCTTCTCGAAGAGCAGCGATTTTCGGGTCTTCGCCATCATTGATCAAGCCAGCTGGAAAACTCGTCCGTTCTTCATTAAGACCCGCTCGATATTCTGTGCCTAATGCGAATTTTGTTTGACCATCAATTTGTACAGGCGCAATAAAAGCAACAGCGTTGCCGTGCAAAACAACTTGCCGTTTAACCGTCAAGCCGTCCGGTGTTTTGATTTTTCGACTGAC is part of the Oenococcus sicerae genome and encodes:
- a CDS encoding NUDIX hydrolase; translated protein: MGEKGEIVKEEKNFHGDIFDVVSRKIKTPDGLTVKRQVVLHGNAVAFIAPVQIDGQTKFALGTEYRAGLNEERTSFPAGLINDGEDPKIAALREAREELGLDYRKAKEIFVITTSEGFTNEATHLMLLSDLVGKVDKDFDPSEFVKTIFVTFSELQAKIEAKSITTAPAIISYQWMKLHPEII